A region of the Vidua chalybeata isolate OUT-0048 chromosome 7, bVidCha1 merged haplotype, whole genome shotgun sequence genome:
ttagacCAGCTTGCACAGCTTTGGTGATACCAATTAATACAGATTTCTAgaactgcagagaaaagcaaacaccAGTGGTGTTGCTGTTCAGCTATGTTTGAACAGCACTGCTTATCACCAGTACAGAGCCAGGACGGGGTTCCCTgggtgggagctgtggctgcagaagggacatttgctgggacactgcaggcCAGTAGAAGCTGGCTTGATTCGTGGCTGACAGGGTACTTAGAGTTTCATTTTCCTCAAAGCACCCCCTGAAAACAaagtcatagaatcagagaaccacagaatggtttgggttcaaAAGGACCTGAAAGACCACCTAGTCCTaagctccctgccatgggcaaacAAGTCACAATTATTGATTTTAAAGGGGAAAACTGTTATTGGTCTCCCCATTCTGCCCGTGTGGATTTGGCATCATTCTTTGAAGCACAGAATTATAAAATATGATAGATACTAAATACTTTGGCATTGCTGTTCCTGGTGAGGTCTTTAATAAAGGGCTTTGTATCTCATTCCCTCAAACTGGTGAGGAAATGGTGCTgtgaacagagagagaaaaaattgcaGTGGGTGTTGCCTTCACACACAGTCGTCGTTCTGGCTGAACAATTTTAACTGTTGATATGAAATCTTCATTTGAGTAAACTCTCAGCTAAATGTCAAACTGCAGCCATTCTCCCTGTAGCTGTGCCTTTGAAAGCATCATTATTAGTATTACTGGTATTATTTTATGTGACTTTTATCATGTGAACAGCTCATTTCTCCTTGAACAGTTCATGTCTCTATCTTATTCCAGAAGGAAAAGTTCTtcatttaacttaaaaaaattccttcttgcTAAACATAGAGAAACAAAGAATAATTTGAAGCACACACAGGGCAAATGTGTGGTGCCCTGAACACCAAATCACAATGGAATAGCAGACACGGGTCAATGGTTTTATCCAAACTTATGTTCCTTGGGATAAAACTGCTCCtgacagggctgcagagggTGCACACAACTTAGAAAATGCTTAAACTCTGGAAAGTAAGGGATAAGAAGAATATCTGGTGGCAAGAAAACCAgctaaaaaagcaaaattatctCTAATGGAAGGGTTCTATAGGCAAACTGCAAATGATGCTGCCCAGCACCCCATGCCACACACTGAGACAATTATTTCCAATTTGTCAGGAGctgcattttctattttccacTGGCAGGGCTTCATTTGCCACCCCTGCTGTAATTAACACAGGGATAGAGCTCCGTGTCTGGATGTTCCCACGGCAGGgtggctgtgccaggtgtgtccTGGGGGACAGCTGCTGGGGACCACATGGAGAGTGGACAGGGAtatggcagggctggagctgccccctgcctctccaggcagctgctgccatgtgagGCTCTAACTCTGCCTGCTCCTTCcttgggcagctgctgccatgtgagGCTCTAACTctgcctgctccttcctcagctgctgccatgtgagGCTCTAACTCTGCCTGCTCCTTCcttgggcagctgctgccatgtgagGCTCTAActctgcctgctccttcccagcagctgctgccatgtgagGCTCTAACTctgcctgctccttcctcagcagctgctgccatgccagcttccagccctgcctgctccttgcTCGGCAGCGAAACCTCGCCCATGTCACCGCCCCGGGGGTGGGACGGCCGggatgggctgggtgggaggtGCCTGGACGGGAAGGTGGCTGCACGGCAAGGTGGTTGGACTGGGAGCACAtcccaggagctcagcagcatcGCCCCCACACCCCCGAGGGGCACAGAACAGCCCAGGTAAGCAGGGCCGCCTGGGAGGCGGCGCCGATGGAGCGGAATCCGTCCGAGCGGGATCCCGGATCGCTGGCACTCGGAGTCCTGTGCTGCTGAACCCGAACTGCCCCGATCACTTCGTTTGCTGCCTCCACGGGGAGGGTTTGAAGGGTTTTATGGCGAGTTTAAAGCAGGTTTCACTCTGCTGGCACAAAGCAGGGACGGATCAAGTAACTGCAGCATAAACAGTGTCCGCTTCCAAAACTCCTCAATCTTTCTAGGGAGCCACGGATAAGTTTCGATTATCACTGAAGGGAACATGCCCGAGTGAACATTATTACCTTACAAGTTTCTATCAGCctaattcagaaaataatcctttccttccttctctttacTCATTTTTAAAGTTAGCTGGCCGCAattcaaacagaagaaaaaaaaaattaaataaatgggGCAAATTCCAACAGCCAAAAGTgtaatgaaagaaatgaaacaaattccTTGAACTGCACCCAACATGAAAATGAATCTCGGCTGCTCATTAGAGACTGCTGAGGGGATGTTGGCAAATTAAATTATGGGAAGTAGAGGGAGGGACAGAAAAAAGGGTCAGTTATCTAAATCTCCTCTTGTAAActgcaaaactttttttttcaagattgaAGGTAGCAAAAATTCATTAGTGGCAAACAGCAAAGCCTCCTGAtgcacttaaaataaaaagcaaggagTCAGGCATAGCAAAGGAATGGCTAAACACAGAATACACCATTGTGTTTTCAGGGTGGGTTAGCAGTGAGTAATTCTCATCCAAGGTATATTCAGGAGTTTCCTGCCTTACTATCTCTGGAAAAATTCCCACTTGGGTTCCTCAGGTTAATTCAGATGTTGTTGAGTGTTTGAGTGCTGCTCATCTGGGTCAAGGAGGGGTTGTCAGTCAGAGGCTGACAAAGTTTTTTAAAGCTCGCCCATTTACCTGTTACCAGTGTTGTACCAGCTTGTTTTTCATTAGTGCTCTTTAAAATTCTcagttttgctattttttcacTTGAAAGTATCCTTGCTCTCTGAgaaggaggggagcagggagtgtACCAAAGCCAGTCTGCCTTGGAGGCACTATGGGTAGAAAATCAACCTTGGGACCTGCTCCAGAGGTCACCACTGGTCTTTGGGACTGCCACAAGGAGAGCAATTATCAGGCATTGCTAATTGATTATGAATTCTCAGCCATTGCCAAGGGCTCTGGTAGCAGCACTCACTTGAGGAGGTGAATTGTCACCAAGCTTCACCATGCCCCTTCCTGCAGGAGCTTTTGGGATGTGAGGAGATTTGGCTCATGGTCTGCAAAACCAAAACGTGTCACGACTTGGATGTTAACCTTTGtcacaggcagggaaggaaaatgggCAAAGCCAAGCAGCTGATGTTGTCATTGGAAAGGGGGCAGGAGAGAGATCTGGGCCCCTGCTCAGCATGACAGCTGTCCCCAGAAATAGTTCCTAGAAATagtcctccctgcagcagaaagAGAATAGGATGATGGTCAGGCAATGTGGATCtatcaggaagaaattgttccaaGCCCATCTTTCTGTGGGTGTTCAGGGGAGAAGGAGATGGCACCATTGTGTATGACATTCTCATAAAGAAGTGAGGAAGATGTGGCCTTGATGAGACAGGTATTGGGTGGGTGGAAAACTGGTTGCACAGTCAGAAAATTTGTCAGAAGTTCACTGCCAGAAAGGGAGGCAATGGCAAATATGGACCTGAGCCggttgcttttgtttctgtttatgGTTTGAAGGAGGGACGAGATTATTTGTGTTATTTGATGTGCAGCTGGGAGGGACTAAAGCACAACAGAGGCCAGATTAATAATTCAAAGGGACCAGAGGAGCAGTCTGGGAAAAGCCCATGATTTGAATTCCAGTCATGCTGGTGAGTGAAGGTAGCGGGTGCAGGGTCTCAGTGGAGCCAGGGAAATcatcctggctgtgctgggagccaggaaAAGCAATGGCTAGGAGGGTTTTGTGCTGCACTTCAGCACCAATGGGGTTTGGCTGGAGACAGTCCAAAGGGAACTGTAAAAATAGTGCCTGGGATGTAACCTCTGCAGGAAAGCCAGAGGGGATGGTAAGAGACACCAAGGAAATGTAGTGTGTCCTTCAACATGGGGCCCCTGAGGAGGGAGAGGGTTCCCCTTTCTCCTTGCCAGGTAGGACAAGATGTGATGAACTTAAACTGCAGTTTAAGAGAGGATAAAGACATTTTTGTGCACTTTTTAAGGTACAGTCTGACACTTCCCTGGTAGAACACTTTGCCTTCCCCACTCCCGATTGCCTGTAAGCCTGGTTTAGCACAACATCTATTCCAGTAACTCACATGGCTTTGGTGAATTAGCTACTTAACCCATGGGAATTGTACCATTATCTTCAGAagaactagaaaaataaagtgcatttataaggtttttattgttttcaccCCACCATCAGTATTCCATTTAAGAACatcaaaagattaaaaaaacagagacaTCTGCCAGCGTCTCTGGAGATGAGTGTTGCACTTTCTTCTAATCCAGACCCAGCCTTTGGAGCCTCTCCATGCCTTCACAAAAcagaggactttttttttttttttttttgtatttaagaaCCATCTAAAGACCCTTTTACTGTGTTTAAACAGAGACCTGTGTCAGCACAGTTAAAAAATGCTGGCAACTTGCTCTGCACAGATTAAAGATGATAAATTACCCTTTGCTGCTTGGATTCCATTTACAGTTTCTATTGCAAGGTTGTGTAACACTccgaggcagcagcagggacgTGGAGCAAAGTCCGGGTGCAGGCTGGACTTTCCCCTCCAGCACTTTTCATTCCTCCTCTAGCCCTGAgagaagagctgcagggagcagcctgtATCCTCCTGCACCCTCCCAGCATGGCTTCACCCATGAGGAGCTTGCTCACTGATCTTGACAGATACGTCCAGTCATTCCGCCTCTTCCTGGAGAGGTCCACCGAGCACCAGAGCATGCAGGAGTTCGTGGAGAGGCGGCTGCCGGACGTGATAGCGAGGTAACACCGAGGTGGCCACCCTGGGCTgagggacagccagggccacGGTCCCACGGGTGTGCTGGCCTCGGGAGGCTGCCTGGGAGAGGCACATTGCTGTTCCCTGCCCTGTCTGTTGGCCTCTGATAGGGCTTGGCTGGAGATTTGCACACACTGCTCTGGATGGCGGCTCTCCGGGATGGAGGCTGCCTAGCCAGGAGGAGATAAGGCTGCATTGTTTCCTTGCACAGCTGGCCCTGAATCAGCTCTGAAATGCTGTAACAGATACTACATTCTAGCATCAAACTTGAttgaaagcagctttttaaaagtgagGTTTTCAGGTAATATTTAGGGTTTCTCGAGGATGGCTGGATCATGCTCCTGCTTTGCCTGCCAGTGTGTGTCCTTTGCTGGACCCCTCACTTTGCAGGCTGGCTTGGGAGCAGGCAGCCAGCCTCAAATCCTGGCTCTGGGGAGGCTCTTCTCAGGGCTTCATGGCTCTGCCAAAGCTTCACTCAGGAATTTTAGGAGCATTACACTCTCCCTTTGTCCTCCCCATTTTGCATAATGCAAAACttctacaaataattttttagctGCTGGTCCAGACCCAGAGGACTCTCTGTTCCTCAGAGCACAGACAGAGAAGGTGTGTACTTGCTTCTGCTTGTATTGCCtcataataaaagcaaaataccttCTCTATAAATTGCCAAAATAATTGGAAATCATGAATGTCCAAAGGGGAAGAGTTCTGAATCTGATCCCTCCTGCCCACTCGTAGGTGTGCCTGTGTACACACACATTACATTTGGGTTTTGCCCCGCAAATTTTAGTCTTAATGGGATCTCCAGTGTCTCACATCATGCATGGAACCCTCTCTACTGGGCAGCTCTCctaaaatgtataaattatGTCTTTCAGTATTGGAAATGGGAAGTCTGCAATCAATGTTCTAAGCGTTGGTGGTGGAGCAGGTATGTATGTATTTCAATACTGatatgttttttccttttttaaagaaTAGGGGACTAAAAATTGCAAAAGGAGTAGAATGGGAAATAAGTCTTTCCTTGATAAGTCAGCTCCAGGGGACAGGTGGTGTTAATTGGTGTGTGACCACATCATCTGAAAACAGCTTGTGCCTCCCCACTCTGATTCCTCTATGTCCTCCACAAAAACCTCTCCTTCTACACCATCATTcctcaaaggcagagagaaactttaactgctcatagggcttcatacaaaaacaaaacaagacaaaacaaaacaaaagcagcaaaaaacacatccaaaccccaaacaaaataaTGTCTTAGATTTCTCAGAATATTGCATTTTTACCTGCATTACAGTATTTATCGAGGTGCTAACTCCCATCACTGCTGTGTAAGAGCCatggctgagctctgctttgGCTGTGTTTGCTGACCACCATCAGTGTACAAGCTCCTCCTGGAGCTACTGACTCCCAAAACACTGGAGCTGAGCATAAGCTCCAGAAGAAATCCAGAAGAAATCACAAATAAGAAGTCTTTTATCTGACATTCACTGAGTGGAAAAACTATACCAGTAAGATCAAGTggattattttcattaaattcttGCTGAAGTGCCCCCATAATTAAAACCTATGTTTCCTTCTCTGACCATTAAGTCACCACACTTAAATTTTATATGAACAGTTAATCTAGTTTAAATTCTGTAGTCATACCATCACCAAAGACTAAGCTCAGTTTTGTCAGTCTCTCCTCCATAAAGTAATTGTGTGTTAATGGTTGGCATTAGCTATAAAGCAGACAGTGTGACAGAGCAGGAACATTGCTCTCCAAAGGAAACTGTTCTTcggaaagaaggaaggaaggaaagaaaggaagaaaggaaaggaaggatgTTTTTAACAGGAACACTTTACATAGTGTGGTACTTCACTCCCTGGCCAGAGACAGTCCAGCTTGCCATTAATCAATACATCACTTTGTGATGtcaaaatccccaaatcacCCAACCCCATCTGCTCACGGGTTGGTTCTCACCACGGGCCGTTGTGAGGCCGGGAGGGAGCCGATCCCCACATCCCTCCAGCTgatcctggctgctgtgggagggcagtgatggagctgcagccccgACCCCACCCGCCCCTGCGCTTCGCAGGGAGGAGGCACGGAAGGAAAGCGTTTCCTCTCCGCTTTTGCACCTCGGGAGACAAGAACCCATTAACGGcagcatcccatcccattacatcccatcccatcccattagACCCGCCCGAGCACCGCGCCTGCCTCCGCCGCTGCCTTATTAAGTTCACACTCCGGCGCGCCGCACTCTGTACCTTTAAAAACCATAAAAGTCATCAGCGCTGCTAGAAAGTAGCAACTGGGCTATAAACAATCCCGTTACGTAAAATGTTTAATTAGAAACTTAATGGCGAACATAGTGGTAGCCTTTAAAAGGTAATTGTGTTGGAGAGTTTAAATAATTCGGATAGCCTAATTGCCAAATTGTTGATAATGCAAGCTGCCACCGATCTGAGTGTAAAATGCCTCGGGACACTTGTTTGCATATAAAAGAGCTAAGTGAAGTAATTTAAAGCTGTGGATTAAATTATGAATCAagggggtgggttttttggttaaAAACAGTACAAGGGTGATTTGGCCACACAAGAGCGGAAGGGAATATTTTAACCTATTTGcatatgaaaatacaaaattcgatttttttttattttttaaatcaggacATGCGCAGCCTTTTCAAAGGACTAATCATGTTATGGAAAGTTGgtaaaacaaccaaaaatcaAACTATTGCAGTAGTTCATTACAAATTCTGTGCTCTCAAATTTCAATGGCAGACTACAGAGTACAGCAATagcaaagctgcagctctttCTGCTGCCTCAGAAATTCAATTTCCCTCCCTCAAAGAACGTGCTTCCAGAGGTGCCATGTGAATGTTGGTGTTGCTGGTTGCTTTAAGACATGTAAGTCTGAGAAAATGCAACTAATGAACTATTTAGTtcccagtgttttccttttgttcctcaAATATTCTGCACGATGGAGCCAGTGCTGAAGTGGTGGGAATCCAGGGCACTGAAAATGATGAGGGTGGGCAGAGGCTGTGCAGCTCCTCCTTCCACAGCCCCTCAGCAAGGGCCTGTCTGGCCATCAGGGTGGTCTTCCAGTATGTCCAAAAGTTTGTTCATTTGTAGGGAATTTTATAACGTGGAGTTTTGTGTGAGCACGAGAAATCTTCCGGGACAAAGCTCAATATTTACTTGTAACAGGACCCCTGGATCTATTATTCACTGTAGTTACCCTCTGTTTCACTCTTTCTTACCTTAATTTattctgctgttattttttccaCCTAAAATCTATCCAAGCACAATAAGCAGAGGTTGGAGAAAGTTGAGCAAGCCAGCAGGATATTGTCCCTGGACCCATGCCTCGGTCAGAAATATCATCCCCCTGAGTTTCCTACACTGCAGATGGGGTGAGATGGCTGAGAATGATggagctatttttaaattttgaaatctTGGATCTACCAGTACATCcatcaataaaataattacagctGGCCTGAGCAGTGTTTAGAGAGAACTCTTCCTCAACAAAAACATGAAATACAGGAATCTCTGGGGTATTCTGTAAACAAGGGTTAGCTAAACACAAATGTGCTCTATTCATCATTCTTTTGGGAAGAGTCACAGGACACTAAAGACAAACAGATATGAGTATTGTCTCTGATTCCAGTGTAAACACAtattccctttccctctcccacaTGACCTTGTAACCAGTGAGGTGCCTGGCTAAAAATACTCCTACTGAATCCTGAGAAGTCCTGCCAAGTTTGCTGGTGACTTGGAACCATCAGAACTGGCACCATGAGAGTCGTGTAGGATCTGCCCCTCGAGCTTAGACCATGTCCAGAAAAAGAGAGGTCAAGTATAACTGGGTCAGGTTTTCCCTTTGCCCTGGTGGTGCCAGTCAGAGGGGAGCAATTAAGAAAGTGGGActgatatttacatttttctcaaaTCCTAGAGCTCAATCTTCAGTTACAACCTAACTGAGAAtacacagcagctgcttggaGCTGTGTGGTGCATCTGTACATAAATGGCACAAATCAATCTGCCAAGCTGGGGGTGTGATGGTGGTGGAGATTTCCTTTGCCTgagctttgttttcattctctgtTTTGTGTCCTTTGCCTgagctttgttttcattctctgtTTTGTGTCTCCTGCTTCTTTAGGTGAGATGGACTTGCAGATCCTCTCAAAAATACGAGCCAGATATCCTGGGGTCACCATCAACAACGATGTGATAGAGCCAAGTGCTGACCAAATCTCCAAGTACAAAGgtattttacattaaataaattacatttactTTAGTTATTTTACATGCATTAAAAAGTGTTGAAAGGTGGATGACCCTATGTTCAAATGCCTTCTTATCAGAACTGTCtcttaaaagttaaaaaattcAAAGCTTCATGCTTTTTTTGCCATCATTGCTTCTCAACAATTGTTCACTCTCATTAAAATCTTAGTCTCTCACACTGCAAAGAACTCTGCATGGCAAATGCTTGCCTAAACAAACTTTAAAAGCTAAACAAGTTGGGAAGTGATGAGTGATTGTATGGCAATGGAGTGAAATCCCAGCATTTCAGAAAGTTTTTCCACTTCAACTTGTGTTGAATCAGGATCTCTCCTCAGCATCAAAGGGAAAATTTTAGTGTCTCATGGTAATTCTCTCACATCTTAAAAATCGTTTCCAACAAATACCTAAACCTCACAGTGGGGCACTAAATTAGTAACCAGGCTTTGAattagaaaacacagaaaggaaagcaggagtGATAGGAAAGACTTTTGCCGTGTGCTCTGGGGCTCAGagcttctttctttcccccagcCCAAAGGTCTAAGCAGCATTCATGAaggaaaatggaacattttCTGAGGAGGACTGAGTGTTAACGAGGGTACTTTGATCAAACTGCCCAACAGCAGGGTTTGATTACCACTGGGTTAGAGCCTACCAGGATTCACCTCCAGGTGATCCTGGTGTTGAGGGAGGTGAcaccagccctgagcagagcacaCCTGGCTGGAGAGCCATCCTGAATGGATGTGACAGCAAGGAATGAACCTCATCAGCTGAGTCTCTTGCTGGAAACGCTCCAAACCATAGTAAATACCAGGCTGTAAAACCACACTGTAAATCTCCAATCTTGCTCTTGCTTAGGTCCTTAAAAATGAAGCATTCCCAGTGTGAATCGGCTTGTGGAAGTcaaacgggaaaaaaaaaaaaaaaaaaaaaaaaaaggcagtgagGTAGCTCAGAATCACTGGAAGCACCAAAGGCTCCCAAGacaaacctgattttttttgtatctttctCAGTTTAACACAGACTTGATGTTTTAAAAGATGCCTTGTGCAGAATCCCTGGTGCTCTTATGTTGCTGCAGACTGAAATGGTGAAGGGTGGGCAACAGAGCATCTTCTCTGTTTGTAAGACAGTTTGTACACTTGAACAAAGAATTTCTATCCTGTCTGGGCTACACTGGACTGGATTTGCTCTGAATCTTCCCAGTGGTCTCACCATCTAGCACCAATTAACTGGCAGTCCTATCCTACTTCAGTGAGTTTCTTTCCAGAagaaagttaaagaaaatataaaatgttgtCCTTATTTTAAGTTTTATGCTAAActagaaattaaatattcatctggatttctttctttaaactcTCTTATTTGGTAATTAATCATGTCCCCATTAGCTACCATTAATTAGGTTTCTGAGGCCTAAGATTTTCTGTGGAGAATTAGAAACATTATCTGCACCTCTGAGGATTCAGTAGTTATGTTTTCTGCCTCACCAAATGCTTTCTCCATGGGAAGGAGAAGCCAAGCTCACGAGAGACACTCCTTACTGGGATGTGCAGTGATGACAAACTCAGGTTTCTCTTGTGATGGAGGCTTTCCTCAAAGCCTCATGGGCAGGCTGTGCCTTTCCTTCACTCCTGGTGGAGTCCCTTGGTGGCCATGGTTGGAGTGCTGGTGGCCCCACAAGAGGGCTGCATCAGCAGtgcacagctgcaggcagcccagTTTTGATGGCACCCATCAGGTACACAACCAGCTTCTGACTGGGAAAAAATCTGGGATGAACCCAGGGGAAAAGGTAGGAAAACTTTTCATAATGGATGGAGATGAATATTTAGGCAGAAATTTACCATAATCCCATAATGAATTTGCACTTCCTAGAATCTGGACTTTAAAGCCCAGCCTGGAAAGCAATTCCGTTTTGACAGACCAACAATTAAACTGAACCAGATTGCCCCAGATTATTGGTGAGGGGATAAGAGCTGCTTCTGAGTTTGGAACAGCAAATTAAATCTGATCTGCTAGTGCTGGGGCCAGTGGCTGATAAATGGAAGCTAACAGAGTCacagtggcagcagctgaaAGGGGTGGCCCATTCCCAGCCACAGAAGAGAGGAGACAAGCACTGAAGGAGAATTTCTCATCTGCCTGATGGGGACGTGTCCAGTCAGAGCCCAGAAGGAGGAACATTGTTGTTAGTGGTGTAAAGGCACTGGTCTTAGCCAGCTGTGCTGTTCTGAACATGTGCCCTGTAGCTAAGGCTCAGCCTCCTTTGGGCCATGTAAGTTGTGAATTGATGCTGACTCCAGTGCAGCACAGGAACTGAACCAGGGCTTGCTTTGTCCTGGAGCAATCCTGAGCGCCAGGCAGCACCGCAGCGCGATGAGCTCCATACGCCAGCAGATGGACATTACTGTTCCCTGCATTCTGAAATTATCTCTCAGTTTTGCTCCCATAAAAACAGAGTTGATGCAGCAATGAGCCAGGTCCTCAGTGTAACTTATTCCTTGAATCCATTTCTCcagatttctgttttcctcagttGCTGATGTGCATTGTATTGAGGTCTGAAGACACTCCATGTGTCACTCCTTAAAGCTCTTTGCTTTCAAACACTGTCATCCCTTTTGCCTGAAGCAGTTGGTCAGAACTGTGGGCTTCTAAAAAATTGTTTCAACACAGAAGCCACTGAATGTGAAGCCACAAAATCAAGAAGGGCCCTTGATTTTGGGACAAAGCTCTTTCCCTCTCCTACCATCCTAGTTACACAAATTTAGAAGaatacatttgctttttctgccctTCTCAACCTTTTAATTGTGCttctcttctcaaaaaaaaaacctgctttgaTCCACCCTTGAGcaccttttttttatttggggaAAATCCTCCACCGTGGCCTCATTCCTGCTCTGCCATGTGGGTTTTGTGTGGCACATAAGTGCTGGGGCCATCAGTCCTGCTATTCACCATGAAACGTGCTGCTCATGGCCTCATAACAATCTGTCCCAGTCAACATCTTAATTCAGCTTGAGCCAGTCATGgggaagaaattacttttttttttttttttttttttttttt
Encoded here:
- the LOC128791064 gene encoding histamine N-methyltransferase-like isoform X2, producing the protein MASPMRSLLTDLDRYVQSFRLFLERSTEHQSMQEFVERRLPDVIASIGNGKSAINVLSVGGGAGEMDLQILSKIRARYPGVTINNDVIEPSADQISKYKERVAQASNLENIKFTWHKETANEYESRMNAEKKTKKWDFIHMIQMLYYVKDIPATLRYFHSLLESQAKLLVILVSVA